One segment of Sander vitreus isolate 19-12246 chromosome 20, sanVit1, whole genome shotgun sequence DNA contains the following:
- the kcnf1b gene encoding voltage-gated potassium channel regulatory subunit KCNF1 has product MWTVPKPKYRTGLCAEEEIAVNIGGVRAVLFGEVLNRYPESRLAELLNCSTQNHEVISSLCDDFDPCRKEFYFDRDPDAFKCIIDVYYFGEIHIKPGICPICFIKEMEFWKIDQNVLDECCKSCLIEKEEELTEIANKVKVILEDLEVDECITRTQRCQRFLWRLMEKPGSSLPARIIAIASFLSVLVSAVVMCVGTIPELQVTDVEGKLVEHPILEGIETACMLWFTAEYFLRLASSPNKLHFALSFMNVIDFMAIMPFYVVLSLTYLGTTSMMELTNVQQAVQALRIMRIARIFKLARHSSGLQTLTYALKKSLKELGLLLMYMGVGIFVFSALAYTMEQSHPETLFRSIPHSFWWAIITMTTVGYGDIYPKTTLGKCNAAVSFLCGVIAIALPIHPIINNFVVFYNKQKVLETAAKHEVELMELKSGKDEKKQELR; this is encoded by the coding sequence ATGTGGACAGTTCCGAAGCCAAAATATAGAACTGGGCTGTGCGCCGAGGAGGAGATTGCTGTGAACATTGGCGGAGTCCGTGCGGTGCTTTTTGGGGAGGTTTTGAACCGCTACCCGGAGAGCAGACTAGCGGAGTTGTTGAACTGCTCAACCCAGAACCATGAAGTTATCTCGTCGCTTTGTGATGACTTCGATCCATGCAGAAAAGAGTTTTACTTTGACCGAGATCCTGATGCCTTCAAGTGCATCATCGACGTTTACTACTTTGGTGAAATCCACATTAAACCCGGCATTTGCCCCATCTGTTTCATCAAGGAGATGGAGTTCTGGAAAATAGACCAAAATGTTTTAGACGAGTGCTGTAAAAGTTGCCTAattgagaaggaggaggagctgaCAGAGATTGCAAACAAAGTAAAAGTGATCCTGGAGGATCTGGAGGTGGATGAGTGCATTACGCGCACCCAGCGGTGCCAGAGGTTCCTGTGGAGGTTGATGGAGAAGCCGGGTTCCTCCCTGCCGGCGCGCATCATTGCCATCGCATCCTTCCTCTCTGTCCTGGTCTCGGCGGTGGTGATGTGCGTGGGGACCATCCCGGAGCTCCAGGTGACGGACGTGGAGGGAAAACTGGTGGAGCACCCGATCCTGGAGGGGATCGAGACCGCCTGCATGCTATGGTTCACCGCGGAGTACTTCCTGCGCCTCGCCTCCTCTCCGAACAAGCTGCACTTTGCGCTCTCCTTCATGAACGTCATTGACTTCATGGCCATCATGCCGTTCTACGTGGTCCTGTCCCTCACTTACCTTGGCACCACATCTATGATGGAGCTGACTAACGTCCAACAAGCGGTGCAGGCGCTCCGCATCATGCGTATCGCGCGTATTTTCAAGCTCGCGCGCCACTCCTCCGGGCTGCAGACTCTGACCTACGCGCTCAAGAAGAGTCTAAAGGAGCTGGGGCTGCTCCTCATGTACATGGGCGTGGGGATCTTTGTGTTCTCGGCGCTGGCATACACCATGGAGCAAAGCCACCCAGAGACCCTTTTCAGAAGCATCCCGCATTCTTTCTGGTGGGCCATTATCACCATGACCACGGTGGGCTACGGAGACATCTACCCCAAAACCACGCTCGGGAAGTGCAACGCAGCCGTGAGCTTTCTGTGCGGGGTAATAGCCATCGCCTTGCCCATCCACCCCATCATAAATAACTTTGTGGTCTTTTACAATAAGCAGAAAGTGTTGGAGACTGCGGCGAAGCACGAGgtggagctgatggagctgaaGTCTGGCAAGGACGAGAAAAAGCAGGAATTAAGATGA